A window of Natrinema versiforme contains these coding sequences:
- a CDS encoding formate/nitrite transporter family protein, which produces MSNPDQERTDRDPPDQERRAQAPPEQEQVREAVERSRSGAPAVGAVVRDRFSADEVFQRIVAAADEEVTSGSRELFFSGIAAGFAITITVLLYASLYASTGGHPILSALLYPLGFIYIIIGGYQLYTENTLPPVALSLERIASIPALLRHWTIVLAGNFTGSALGAAALAWGGVFSPEAADAAMYLGTHGMETAWLDLFFKATFAGLIVAGVVWVEYAARETIARIVIVYMAFLAIPIGNLFHVVTSFTEMAYVVFLGEFDLFVGLSQFVLPVLLGNTIGGILLVTVVNYFQTSERRLESARFEGNERQLSMREWLFGGYAGRSYVPLIDTAESSVTDNGETYRVLVPISNPRTESRIVDLACTLANNHENAVVHAVHIVQVPDRRSMRYGSGRNQRIVSESENQMEEIRETVSSYDIGCETSTVVSHRSFEDVFDTAERERADLVVLGWGDDRPWGAGRSEGRISNLTSNLPCDFLVLKDRDLDTSKILLPTAGGPDSDLSAEVARTLEQADGSSVSLLHVVDDAEERAGGRTFLANWAAEHDLENADLTIDDTGDIEGAICREAADHSLVIIGATEAGLLSRLVSDSLHMDVVNEVDSSVLLAERPSKRNVLRRLFGR; this is translated from the coding sequence ATGAGTAATCCAGATCAGGAGCGGACGGACCGCGATCCGCCCGACCAGGAGCGGCGAGCGCAAGCGCCGCCCGAGCAGGAACAGGTTCGAGAGGCCGTCGAACGGTCCAGAAGCGGTGCGCCAGCGGTCGGCGCGGTCGTCCGCGATCGATTCTCCGCCGACGAGGTCTTCCAGCGGATCGTCGCCGCGGCCGACGAGGAGGTCACCTCGGGGAGCCGCGAACTGTTCTTCAGCGGTATCGCCGCCGGCTTCGCGATTACGATCACGGTCTTGCTGTACGCCTCGCTGTACGCCTCGACCGGCGGCCATCCGATACTGAGCGCGCTGCTCTATCCGCTCGGCTTCATCTACATCATCATCGGCGGCTACCAGCTCTACACCGAGAACACGCTGCCGCCGGTCGCGCTCTCCCTCGAGCGAATCGCGAGCATCCCCGCCCTCCTGCGCCACTGGACGATCGTGCTCGCCGGCAACTTCACCGGCAGCGCGCTCGGTGCGGCGGCGCTCGCGTGGGGCGGCGTGTTCTCGCCCGAAGCGGCCGACGCGGCGATGTATCTCGGAACCCACGGCATGGAGACGGCGTGGCTCGATCTCTTCTTCAAGGCGACCTTCGCCGGCCTGATCGTCGCCGGCGTCGTCTGGGTGGAGTACGCCGCCCGCGAGACGATCGCCAGGATCGTCATCGTCTACATGGCCTTCCTCGCGATCCCGATCGGGAACCTGTTCCACGTCGTCACCTCCTTTACCGAGATGGCCTACGTCGTCTTCCTCGGCGAATTCGACCTCTTCGTCGGCCTCTCGCAGTTCGTCCTGCCGGTCCTCCTCGGGAACACCATCGGCGGCATCTTACTGGTGACCGTCGTCAACTACTTCCAGACGAGCGAACGCCGCCTCGAGTCGGCCCGGTTCGAGGGCAACGAGCGCCAGCTCTCGATGCGGGAGTGGCTGTTCGGAGGGTACGCCGGTCGGTCGTACGTTCCCCTGATCGACACCGCGGAGTCGTCGGTGACCGACAACGGGGAGACCTACCGCGTGCTCGTCCCGATATCGAATCCCCGAACCGAGTCGCGGATCGTGGACCTGGCCTGTACGCTGGCAAACAACCACGAGAACGCGGTCGTCCACGCCGTCCACATCGTCCAAGTACCGGACCGGCGATCGATGCGGTACGGCTCCGGGCGCAACCAACGGATCGTCTCCGAGTCCGAAAACCAGATGGAGGAGATCCGCGAGACGGTCTCGTCGTACGATATCGGCTGCGAGACCTCGACGGTCGTCTCCCACCGCTCGTTCGAGGACGTCTTCGACACCGCAGAGCGCGAGCGGGCGGACCTCGTCGTGCTCGGCTGGGGCGACGATCGGCCGTGGGGCGCGGGGCGCTCCGAGGGCCGAATCAGCAATCTGACCAGCAACCTCCCCTGTGACTTCCTCGTCCTGAAGGATCGGGATCTGGACACCTCGAAAATCCTCCTCCCGACCGCGGGCGGTCCGGACTCGGACCTGAGCGCCGAAGTCGCGCGAACGCTCGAGCAGGCGGACGGGTCGTCTGTCTCGCTCCTGCACGTCGTCGACGACGCCGAGGAGCGCGCCGGTGGCCGGACGTTCCTCGCGAACTGGGCCGCCGAACACGACCTCGAGAATGCCGATCTCACGATCGACGACACCGGCGACATCGAAGGAGCGATCTGTCGGGAAGCGGCCGATCACTCGCTCGTGATCATCGGCGCGACGGAAGCGGGGCTGCTGTCGCGGCTCGTAAGCGACTCCCTCCACATGGACGTCG